The window ATGCATTTCTGGTAGTCACAGAGCATTTTCCCCGCAGGGTGCTCCGCTCCAAGAATATAAGGTACAAGGGGATGCATGCCGGCTGTGGTAAACAGCACGGTCGGATCATTCTCCGGAATCAGTGAGGCCCCGCTGATCTGCTTATGGCCTTTGCTGACGAAGAAATCAATATACTTCTGACGTAATTCATTAGCGGTCAACTGTTTCATAGTACCAAGAATCTTAGGTAAACCCCCGTGGAGTGTCAAGGCGATGATCAAAACAGGGAAAGCTGTTCGGGAAGGATTTTTTTCGGTTTTTTCTCTGCGGGTTTGTCAGGAAACAGATGCCGGGTGATGTCCCCAGGCTTGTCCACCACAACCACACCGGAACGCGAGGCAAGCCGACGTGGCCAGAGGAGCGCGTCGTTGTCCACCGAGCTCCGATACAGGAACACGGGACGTCCCGCGTCCAAGGCGAATTCCGCCTGGCTGACCGCCCCTCCTCCATCACGCTCCTCGATGACCACCACGGCGGAAGCCAACGTGCAGAGCAGACGGTTGGCCAGGGCGAGAAACCATTTCTGTGGGGTCAGCGCCGGACTGAACCGGCTGACGAGAATCCCCCGTTGGGCGATCTCTTCCTGCAACTTGGCATGCTCCGGGGGATAACAAGAGCCCAGTTCCGTCCCCAGCACGGCGATGGTCGGCCACCCGTTCTGCAACGCCGCCAGATGGCTGACGCCTTCGATGCCCAGCGCCATACCACTTGCCGTGACGATTCCTTTCTTCCCCAACGTCTTGACCGTCTCAATGCACAGACGCTTGCCCTCTTCCGAAGGCCTCCGGGTCCCCAGCACGGCGACGGAGACACGACCAAGCAACGATCCATTCCCCCGGGTGAACAGGAACCGAGGGCAGAATGGGGAATCATGGGTTCCTTTGGGCCATCCCCCATCCTCCCACGTCAGGACATTGACGTCATCCGGGATGGATTCAAACGCCGGCCGGCATTTCAGATAGGCATCCGTCAGGACGCGGGAAGAGACGCCGAGCAGCTCGGCGTACCGGTCGATCTCCACCGAGATGTCATCGCTGGTGTCAAATTCCGCACACGCCTGGCCGAAGGCGGTGACGGCCTTCGCTTCCGAACCTTGGGAAGCGATGACCATCGCCTGGAAATTCAGAGCCCTGCGTACCTCTTTCCTCATGATTGTACTCTGCCACAGTGGGGCGTCTCTGTCCAGAACAGCTTCAGCCTCCGTACTTCCGGTACTGCTCTGCGATGATGCGCAGTCCCGTCTCCACCTTTTCTTCCGGAGCTGAGTAGTTCAACCTGAGACATTTGGTGAAGTGCGGATGGGGATACGGTTTCCCTTCCTTCTGGTCGGGGTGACCGAAGAACGAATATTCCCCTGGTACGGTGATGACACCTTGCTGTTTCAGCACTTCGTAGAATTGGCAGGTCGGAAGGGAAAGCCGTGGCAGATACAGCCAGCAGAAGATGGATCCTTCCATCTTATGATAGGCGTAGTCCGTCCCGGCGAAGAACGTTTCGATCCACTGCTGGGTCTGTCTGGCCCGCTTCTGATAGTACGGCTGGACGGCATGCTTGGCCAGTTCCACCAGCTTCCCGCTTTCGATGAGAGATCCGGCAAGCACCTGTCCCATCGAACCGCTGGTCAGCGAAACGATGGCGTTGATGTTGGACAGTGCCGTGATGATCTCCTTCCGGGCGACGACGATCCCGGTGCGGATGGCCGGCAGCCCGATCTTCGAAAGGCTCATCGAAAGGATGATGTCCTGGTTCCAGATGGGCTCCGCGTGATCGATGAACACGATGTCGGGGAACGGAAGGCCATAGGCGTTGTCCACCAAAAGTGGAATACCATGGGCATGGGCGAGATCGGAAAGATGATGGATCTCCTGGTCGGTCAGGACGTTGCCCGAGGGATTGGTCGGCCGGGTGACGCAGATGGCGCCCACCTGCCCGTCCTCTCCTTCGTTTGTATGCGCTTCCAGATACTCCTCAACCAACGGGAAGTCGATGGCGTACTTGAACGTGTGCTCCCCCAGGTAGGTGCATCGGGATGGCAGGCTGACGAACGTATCAGGCTCAATTCCCTGATCGGCATACCCCACATACTCTGGCATCAGGGGAAAAAGCACCGTCTTCTTCCACGTATGGCGATCCCGGGTGAAGGAACCGGAGAATAGGTTGAACAGGTCGAACATGGCGCTCTGCGAGCCGTTCAGCACGGCAACGTTCTCCGGTCCGATCTTCCAGCCATACGTGTGGGAAAGGTACGAGGAG of the Sphaerochaeta sp. genome contains:
- a CDS encoding valine--pyruvate transaminase, which encodes MELSDFGSKLTSRSGILSLMDDLGKPLPKGVTPYPLGGGNPARIPQVEAAYRREMEALLADGDAFENVIAHYDAPQGRMRFVEQVSSYLSHTYGWKIGPENVAVLNGSQSAMFDLFNLFSGSFTRDRHTWKKTVLFPLMPEYVGYADQGIEPDTFVSLPSRCTYLGEHTFKYAIDFPLVEEYLEAHTNEGEDGQVGAICVTRPTNPSGNVLTDQEIHHLSDLAHAHGIPLLVDNAYGLPFPDIVFIDHAEPIWNQDIILSMSLSKIGLPAIRTGIVVARKEIITALSNINAIVSLTSGSMGQVLAGSLIESGKLVELAKHAVQPYYQKRARQTQQWIETFFAGTDYAYHKMEGSIFCWLYLPRLSLPTCQFYEVLKQQGVITVPGEYSFFGHPDQKEGKPYPHPHFTKCLRLNYSAPEEKVETGLRIIAEQYRKYGG
- a CDS encoding DNA-protecting protein DprA; the protein is MRKEVRRALNFQAMVIASQGSEAKAVTAFGQACAEFDTSDDISVEIDRYAELLGVSSRVLTDAYLKCRPAFESIPDDVNVLTWEDGGWPKGTHDSPFCPRFLFTRGNGSLLGRVSVAVLGTRRPSEEGKRLCIETVKTLGKKGIVTASGMALGIEGVSHLAALQNGWPTIAVLGTELGSCYPPEHAKLQEEIAQRGILVSRFSPALTPQKWFLALANRLLCTLASAVVVIEERDGGGAVSQAEFALDAGRPVFLYRSSVDNDALLWPRRLASRSGVVVVDKPGDITRHLFPDKPAEKKPKKILPEQLSLF